Within Stella humosa, the genomic segment TCGGCGCCACGGCGGCACCGCCGCGTGCCAGCAGGCGATGAACGGCGGCGTCGGAATCATGCACCGGCACACCCATGCGCCGCAGCATGGCCGCACTGGTCGATTTTCCCATGCCGATCGACCCGGTCAGGCCGACGACGATCACCGGACGGGGCTCGCCGCCTGACCCAGGACGACCTGGCGCAGTTCCGGCGTCACTTCCGGAGCCTGGCCGAACCAGTGCTCGAAGCCGGGTCGGGCCTGGTGCAGCAGCATGCCAAGACCATCGACGATCGCGTTGCCGCGTGCCGCCGCAGCGGCCAACAGCGGCGTGACCAGCGGGACATAGACGATATCGGCGACGACCGCCCGCGCCGGCAGATGGGAAAGATCGAGATCGAGCGGCGGCTCGCCCGTCATCCCCTGGGTCGTGCCGTTCACCAGCAGGGCGGCCCCGGCCAACGCAGCGCCGCGATCGGCCCAGTCGACGACCGTCACCCCGCCCAGGTCGGCCGCGAGCGCCTCGGCCCGGGCGCGGGTTCGATTGGCGAGGCGAATCTCCGCGACGCCGGCATCCTGCAAGGCCGCCACGATGGCCCGCACGGCACCGCCGGCACCGATGATCGTGGCCGGCCCCCGGCTGCCGCGCCATCCCGGCGCTGCCTCGCGCAGGCTTTCGATGAAACCGAAGGCGTCGGTGTTGTAGCCGTGGAGGGCGCCTTCGCCGGTGACGACGACCGTGTTGACGGCGCCGATGCGGCGGGCCAGCGGATCGACCTGGTCCAGGACCGGGAACACCAGCTCCTTGTGCGGGACGGTCAGGTTGCAACCGGCAAAACCCAGCAGCGGCAGCGAGCGTACCGCCTCGACCACCCGTTCGGGCCGCACCGCCATCGGGATATAGGCCCCGTCGATGCCATAGCGGTCCAGCCAGTATCCGTGCAGCCGGGGCGACCGCGAATGGGACACGGGCCATCCCATCACGCCGGCGATCCGGGCCTTGCCTGACAGCATCATCGTTCGACCACCCCATGGCCCCGCAGGAATTCGAGAAGCGGCAACAGCGGCAGGCCGAGGATCGCGGAATGGTCCCCGGCGATCGTCGAGAAGAGCTGGACGCCAGGGCCTTCCAGCCGGTAGCCGCCGACCGATACCAGCATCGCCCTGCCTTCGAGCGCGATATAAGCGTCCAGAAAGGCGTCGGAGAAGGCCCGCATCGTCAGCCGAGGCGCCTCGCGATGGTGCCAGAGCCGCTGCCCGTCGCGCACCACGCACACGGCCGTGGCAAGGCGGTGCTCGCGGCCGCGCAAGGCCACCAGATGGGCCCGGGCGTGGTCGAGGTCGGGCGGCTTGTCGAACCAGACCCCGGCGCAATCGAGGATCTGGTCGGCACCGATCACCAGCGCTCCCGGCACCTTGCGGGAGACCCGCATGGCCTTGGCCTCGGCCAGCGCATCGGCGGTGGTCGCCGAATCGGCGCCGGCCGCACGCATGCTGTGCTTGATCTCGTCCTCGTCCACGGCAGATACGACGGTGGAGAAGGGGACGCCCGCTGCTGCCAGGAGCTGCCCTCGGGTCGGGCTGGCGGAGGCCAGGACCAGTGGCGGCGCTTCGGGCATCGTCATTGCGGGCCGGCGGCGCTGGCCATGCCCTGACGGCGCGCCAGCAACTGCATGATGGTGGCCGCCGTCTCCTCGATCGACCGGCGGGTCACGTCGATGACCGGCCAGCGATGTTCGGCACACATGCGCCGCACGAAGGCGATCTCCTGGCGCACCGCTTCCAGGTCGACATAGTCGCCGCCCTCATGGTCCTGGATCATGCGCAGCCGCTGCCGGCGGATCTGCACCAGGCTCTCCGGGTCCTTGGTCAGGCCGACGACCAGGGGGTGGGTGGTCGTGAACAGCTCGTCCGGCGGCGGCACGCCGGGCACGATCGGCACATTGGCAGCCTTGATGCCGCGGTTGGCCAGGTACATCGCAGTCGGTGTCTTCGATGTGCGGGAGACCCCGGTCAGCACGACATCGGCGGCGTCGAGGTTCCACAGCCCCTGCCCGTCATCATGGACGAGCGCGTAGGTCATCGCGTCGATGCGATGGAAATACTCGGCGTCCAGCGCGTGCTGCCGCCCGGGCTGGCCGCGGCTGCGGCGGCCGAGATAGCTGGCGAAGGCGCCGATGATCGGATCCAGGATCGGGATCGTCGGCACCTGCAGGCGACGACAGGCACCTTGCAACAACCCGCGCAGCGTCTCGTCGACCAGGGTGAAGAGGACGACGCCCGGGTTGGCCTCGATCCCGGCGATCACCCGCTCGACCTGGGTGCGCGTGCGCACCATCGACCAGGTGTGCTCGACCGGATCGACGTCCTCGAACTGCGACACGCACGCTCGTGCCAGGCCGTGGACCGTCTCGCCGGTGGCGTCGGATACGAGATGGAGATGGAAGGTCTTGCTCACCGGGGGGAGCCTACCTGCTTTGCCGGCCCTGTGGACAGTCTGATGGCTCGAAGCTGCCGTCCCGAAGCATCCCCGCTGGCGGCAATCCATGCCCCGACATGCGGTGGCGGGGATAGAATCCCCCAGCGTCCCCTGCATGTCTGATAGCTGTAGCCCGCTTAGGATATCCACGGGATTCACAGCCCGAGCTTTATCGAAGCTACCAGAGTTGCAGGTGCGGTTATCGACTCCCGAAGCGGCGGTCCGCCCAGACTGTGGACAACTGGGGGGGTGCGGCATCGCAACGGTAATCCCCAGCATCCACCGCACTGCTACAACCACTACCGTTTCAAAGGATTCGTTCTAGAAGGTAGTAGGAAGCAGGGGACGGGGATGAAATCGACCGGCAAGCCGCTCTATGACGCTCTGAAGGGAGTCGCCCAGGCGACGCCACCCATCTGGTTCATGCGCCAGGCCGGCCGGTACCTGCCGGAGTACCGCCAGCTTCGGGCAAAGGCCGGCAGCTTCATGCAGCTCTGCCTCGATCCCGAGAAGGCAGCCACGGTGACGCTGCAGCCGATCGACCGCTTTGGAATGGATGGGGCGATCCTCTTCTCGGATATCCTGATCGTGCCGTACGGCCTGGGGACGGACGTGTCCTTCCGGGAAGGCGAGGGTCCCGTCCTGCCCAAGCTCCGTCCAGGCGATGGCCTGCCGGTGTTCGATCCCGCGGCGTTCGCCGAGCGCACCGCGCCGATCATGGAGACGGTGCGCCTGGTGGCCGGACGGATGCCGGGGAGCACCACCCTGATCGGCTTTGCCGGGGCGCCCTGGACCGTGGCGACCTACATGGTGGAGGGCGGGTCCAGCCGGGATTTCTCTGCCACCAAGCGCTGGGCATACGGGCATCCGGGTGAGTTCCAGACGCTGATCGACCGGATCGTCGAGGCGACGATCGCCTATCTCCGGGCGCAGCTCGACGCGGGGGCCGAGGCCCTCCAGCTATTCGACTCCTGGGCGGGCGTATTGCCGCCCGAGGCGTTCCGCCGATGGAGCATCGAGCCCGCCGCGCGGATAGTCGAAGCCCTTCGCCAATCCCATCCGGGGGTTCCGCTGATCGGCTTTCCGCGTGGTGCGGGTGCCTCGATCGTGGACTATGCGGAGGCGACCGGCGTGGATGCCGTCAGCCTGGATACGGCCGTACCACTTGCCTGGGCGCGGCACTGGATGCCGGGGGTATGCCTGCAAGGCAATCTCGATCCGCAATGGCTGGTGGTCGGCGACGACGGTATGGCGGCCGAGGTGGAGCGGATTCGCGATGCCATGACCGGAGCCCCCTTCGTCTTCAACCTCGGCCACGGCATCGTGCCAGAGACACCGCCCGAGCATGTCGGGCGCGCGGTCGCCGTGCTGCGCGGCGAAGGAGTCTAGGAATGGCGCGGGTGGCGGTCGTCCTCTTCAACCTGGGCGGTCCGGATGGGCCGGCGGCGGTGAAGCCGTTCCTGGTGAACCTGTTCAGCGACCCTGCGATCATGCGGGTGCCGGGCGTGCTGCGCTGGCTGCTCGCCCGCGTCATTGCCAGGCGGCGGGCGCTGATCGCCCAGGCGAACTACGATCTGATCGGCGGCGGATCCCCGCTTCTGCCGAACACGATGGCCCAGGCTGACGCGCTGACGCAGGCCCTGGCTGACCTGGGGACCGTGCGGACCTTCGTCGCCATGCGGTACTGGCGGCCGTTTGCCGCCGATGCGGCGCGCGCGGTCGCGGACTTCAAGCCGGACCGGGTGGTCCTCCTGCCGCTCTATCCGCAGTTCTCGACGACGACCACGGCTTCGTCGCTGGCCGACTGGAAGCGGGCGGCGGACCGGGCCCGCATCACGGCGCCATCGACCAGCATCTGCTGCTATCCGCTGCAGCACGGCCTGGTTGCTGCCGAGGCGGAGCTGGTCGCGGCCGCCATCGCGGAAGCCTGCGCCGCTGGTCCGGTGCGGGTCTTGTTCTCGGCGCATGGCCTGCCGGAGAAAATCGTCGCGGCCGGCGATCCCTACCAGTGGCAGGTGGAACAGACCTCGGCTGCGGTCGCCGCCCGGGCCGGGCTGGCCGATGGCGAATGGGTCGTCTGCTACCAGAGCCGCGTCGGTCCCCTGCGCTGGATCGGGCCGTCGACGGAGGAGGAGATCGCCCGGGCCGGTCGTGACAAGGTGGCACTGGTGGTCGTACCGATCGCCTTCGTGTCGGAACATTCCGAGACGCTGGTCGAACTGGACATCGAATATCGCGAGTTGGCCCACAAGGCAGGGGTTCCGGCCTATGTCCGGTCGCCGACGGTGGGCAGTGGTGACAGGTTCATCGACGGGCTGGCCGACCTCGTGCGGGATGCCGTGGCGCGGGGGCCTGGCTGGGCGCCACCCGGCGGCCAGCGGCTCTGCCCCGGTGCGCATGGCGACTGCCCGATCCGGGCGGGTGCCGCATCATGAGCGCGGTGCTGGCTGCGCTCTATCCCTGGACGAAGGCGCTGCACATCATTGCGGTCATCTCGTGGATGGCCGGCCTGCTCTATCTGCCGCGCCTCTTCGTCTATCACTGCGCGGCCGAGCGGGGATCTTCCTCGTCCGAGACCTTCAAGGTCATGGAACGGCGCCTGCTGCGCGCCATCATGAACCCGGCCATGATCGCAGCCTATGTTTTCGGCCTGTCGCTGCTGCTGACGCCGGGCATCGTCGACTGGCAGTCGGGCTGGATCTACGCCAAGCTTGGCCTCGTGGCAGTCCTGACTTGGCACCACCACCGGCAGGCGTCGTGGATGAAGGAATTTGCCGCCGACCGCAACGAGCGACCGGCGCGGTTCTTTCGCATGCAGAACGAGGTGCCGACGCTGCTCATGATCGTCATCGTGATCATGGTCGTGGTCCGGCCATTCTGACCGGCGGGACAAGGCAAAGGCTTGTTTCTGTTTGACTCGCAGGCCGTGTCTCGCTAACTAGCCCAGAGCGCCGTCCAACCGGCGTCCCTTCAGCCCACTCCCTGCCACAGAACGAGCGGCCGTCACCGGTCGCAGCCCAGGCGGTCATTCAATCCGCCGGGGGCGCATAGCAGGCAGGAAGCCCGGGTTCCCTTCCCTTCATTACCGTCCAAGGTTCCCGGATGAACCTGCAAGAACTCAAGCGCAAGTCACCCGCTGATCTTTTGGCATATGCCGAAGAACTGCAGATCGAGAACGCGAGCAGCCTGCGTCGGCAGGACATGATGTTCGCGATCCTGAAGCAGCTGGCGGACAATGACGTTGCGATATTCGGTGATGGCGTGCTCGAGGTGCTGCAGGATGGCTTCGGCTTCCTGCGCTCGCCCGAGGCCAACTATCTGCCGGGCCCCGACGACATCTATGTCAGCCCCAGCCAGGTCCGCCGCTTCGGCCTGCGCACGGGTGACACGGTCGAGGGGCAGATCCGCGCGCCGAAGGATGGCGAGCGGTATTTCGCACTTCTCAAAGTGAATGCGATCAATTTCGAGGAGCCGGAAAAGGTCCGGCACCGCATCAACTTCGACAACCTGACCCCGCTCTATCCCGACGAGCGGCTGAAGCTGGAGATCGAGGATCCGACGCGCAAGGAATACACCACGCGCGTCATCGACCTGATCGCCCCGCTCGGCAAGGGGCAGCGCGGCCTGATCGTGGCGCCGCCCCGCACCGGCAAGACGGTGATGTTGCAGAACGTGGCGCACGCCATCTCGCGCAACCATCCCGACGTCTACCTGATCGTCCTCCTGATCGACGAGCGTCCGGAAGAAGTGACGGACATGGCGCGCTCGGTGAAGGGCGAGGTCATCAGCTCGACCTTCGACGAGCCGGCCATTCGCCACGTCCAGGTAGCCGAGATGGTCATCGAGAAGGCCAAGCGGCTGGTCGAGCACAAGCGCGATGTCGTCATCCTGCTCGATTCCATCACGCGCCTGGCGCGCGCCTACAACACCATCGTCCCATCCTCGGGCAAGGTGCTGACGGGCGGCGTCGATGCGAACGCCCTGCAACGGCCCAAGCGCTTCTTCGGTGCTGCCCGCAACATCGAGGAAGGCGGCTCGCTCACCATCGTGGCGACGGCGCTGATCGATACCGGCAGCCGCATGGACGAGGTGATCTTTGAGGAGTTCAAGGGCACCGGCAATTCCGAGATCATCCTCGACCGCAAGATCTCCGACAAGCGGACCTTCCCGGCGATCGACATCACCAAGTCGGGCACCCGCAAGGAAGAGTTGCTGGTCGACAAGAAGGTGCTTCAGAAGATGTGGGTGCTACGCCGCATCCTGATGCCGATGGGGGTCGTCGATGCAATCGACTTCCTCATCGACAAGCTGAAGCACTCGAAGACCAACAACGACTTCTTCGACCAGATGAACACCTGACAGCAGCATGGAGCGCGTTCAGCCGAACGCGCTCCACAGCATGCGCAGGGAGACGATGGCGAGGAACGCCGCGAAGACGCGGCGCATGGCGGCCTGCGGAATCGCATGCGCCAGCCGGGCCCCGACCGGCGCCATCAGCGTCTGGGTCGGCGCCAGCATGATGAAGCCAACCAGGCTGACATAGCCAAGCGACCAGGGCAGGCGGTCGGGCACGCCCCAGCCGGCGATGGCGAAGCCGATCGCGCCCGGAATACCGACGATCAGTCCCACGGCCGACGACGTGCCGATGGCGCGGCGGATCGGATAGTTGAAGAGCGTCAGCAGGGGCACCGCCAGGGTGCCGCCGCCGATCCCCATGATCGCCGAAAAGCCACCAATGCCGACGGCCATGGGGATGCGGGCAGCCCCTTCGGGCAGGCGATCGGCGACGCGTGCCTCGCCGCTGACCACCGCCATGTGGATCGCGACCACTAGAGCGACCAGGCCGAACACCGCAGTCAGGACGGCCGGCTTGGCCCCGCCGCCCAGCAGGATGCCGACGCAGGCACCGGTCAGGATCCACGGACCCCAGGACCGCAGGAACTGGTCGTCGACGGCGCCCTTGGCCCGGTGCGAGCGCATGGAGTTCCAGGCCGTCGGTATCAGCGTCGCCAGGGAGGTCGCGACGGCGGTGTGCATGCGGACCGACTCGTCCACATCCAGCAGGCCCAGGGCCATGTAGAGCATGGGCACGATGACGATGCCGCCGCCGACCCCGAGCAGGCCGGCCAGGAAGCCGGCGAAGGCGCCGACGAGCGCGGCACAGAGTGCCAGCGTCACGAGAAACAACGGATCTTGCATGGGTCAGGGCGCCAGGACTGATTCAAACGAACGGCGGCGACCTGGAGGCCGCCGCCGTGGTGCTGCATGGACCGTGCCGGATAGCCTAGGGCATCAGCAGGGTCGAGCCGGTGGTCTTGCGGCCCTCCAGGTCGCGATGGGCCTGGGCCGCGTCCTTCAGCGCATAGCGCTGCGCGATCTCGATCTTGACCGCGCCCTTCAGCACGACGTCGAAGAGATCCTTGGCCGTCTCCTCAAGGTCTGCGCGCTTGGCCGTGTAGGTCATCAGCGTGGGGCGCGTGAGGAAGAGCGAGCCCTTTGCCGCCAGGACCCCGGTGTCGAGGCCGGTCACCGGCCCGGAGGCGTTGCCGAAGGTGACCATGGTGCCGAGCGGCTGCAGGCAGTCCAGCGAGCCCATGAAGGTGTCCTTGCCGACACTGTCATAGACGACCGGCACGCCCTTGCCGCCGGTGATCTCCTTCACGCGGTCGACGAACTTCTCGCGGGTGTAGACGATCGGATGGTCGCAACCATTGGCCTTGGCCAGCGCCGCCTTGTCGTCGGATCCGACGGTGCCGATCACCGTGGCACCCAGATGCTTGGCCCACTGGCACATGATGAGGCCGACGCCGCCCGCCGCCGCATGGACGAGGATCGTGTCGCCCGCCTGTACCTTGTAGGTGCGGCGCAGCAGGTAGCGGCTGGTCATGCCCTTCAGCATGATGGCGGCCGCGGTCTCTTCCGACAGGCCCTCGGGCAGCAGGACGCAGCGATCGGCTGTCGTCAGCCGCTCAGTGGCATAGGCGCCCAGCGGGCCCGAGCCGTAGCCGACCCGGTCGCCGACCTTGAGGCCGGTCACGTCGGGACCGACCGCCGTGACCGTGCCGGCCGCCTCCAGCCCGATGCCCGACGGCAGCGGCACAGGGTAGAGGCCGCTGCGGTGGTAGGTGTCGATGTAGTTCAAGCCGACGGCGGAATTGCGGACGCGGATCTGGCCGGGGCCGGGCTCGCCGACCTGGACCTCTTCCCATTTCAGGACGTCGGGGCCGCCGGTCGCGTGGAAGCGGATCGCGTGGGCCATGGGGGTTCCTTTCGAGAGGGGCTGGGAGGGGAAAGCCGTCAGCCCAGATGGGTCTTGAAGAACGTCCGCGTCCGCTCGTTCGCGAGGTCGGCTGCGGC encodes:
- the rho gene encoding transcription termination factor Rho, with translation MNLQELKRKSPADLLAYAEELQIENASSLRRQDMMFAILKQLADNDVAIFGDGVLEVLQDGFGFLRSPEANYLPGPDDIYVSPSQVRRFGLRTGDTVEGQIRAPKDGERYFALLKVNAINFEEPEKVRHRINFDNLTPLYPDERLKLEIEDPTRKEYTTRVIDLIAPLGKGQRGLIVAPPRTGKTVMLQNVAHAISRNHPDVYLIVLLIDERPEEVTDMARSVKGEVISSTFDEPAIRHVQVAEMVIEKAKRLVEHKRDVVILLDSITRLARAYNTIVPSSGKVLTGGVDANALQRPKRFFGAARNIEEGGSLTIVATALIDTGSRMDEVIFEEFKGTGNSEIILDRKISDKRTFPAIDITKSGTRKEELLVDKKVLQKMWVLRRILMPMGVVDAIDFLIDKLKHSKTNNDFFDQMNT
- the hemJ gene encoding protoporphyrinogen oxidase HemJ, which produces MSAVLAALYPWTKALHIIAVISWMAGLLYLPRLFVYHCAAERGSSSSETFKVMERRLLRAIMNPAMIAAYVFGLSLLLTPGIVDWQSGWIYAKLGLVAVLTWHHHRQASWMKEFAADRNERPARFFRMQNEVPTLLMIVIVIMVVVRPF
- the hemE gene encoding uroporphyrinogen decarboxylase, yielding MKSTGKPLYDALKGVAQATPPIWFMRQAGRYLPEYRQLRAKAGSFMQLCLDPEKAATVTLQPIDRFGMDGAILFSDILIVPYGLGTDVSFREGEGPVLPKLRPGDGLPVFDPAAFAERTAPIMETVRLVAGRMPGSTTLIGFAGAPWTVATYMVEGGSSRDFSATKRWAYGHPGEFQTLIDRIVEATIAYLRAQLDAGAEALQLFDSWAGVLPPEAFRRWSIEPAARIVEALRQSHPGVPLIGFPRGAGASIVDYAEATGVDAVSLDTAVPLAWARHWMPGVCLQGNLDPQWLVVGDDGMAAEVERIRDAMTGAPFVFNLGHGIVPETPPEHVGRAVAVLRGEGV
- a CDS encoding quinone oxidoreductase family protein — its product is MAHAIRFHATGGPDVLKWEEVQVGEPGPGQIRVRNSAVGLNYIDTYHRSGLYPVPLPSGIGLEAAGTVTAVGPDVTGLKVGDRVGYGSGPLGAYATERLTTADRCVLLPEGLSEETAAAIMLKGMTSRYLLRRTYKVQAGDTILVHAAAGGVGLIMCQWAKHLGATVIGTVGSDDKAALAKANGCDHPIVYTREKFVDRVKEITGGKGVPVVYDSVGKDTFMGSLDCLQPLGTMVTFGNASGPVTGLDTGVLAAKGSLFLTRPTLMTYTAKRADLEETAKDLFDVVLKGAVKIEIAQRYALKDAAQAHRDLEGRKTTGSTLLMP
- a CDS encoding pyruvate, water dikinase regulatory protein, with amino-acid sequence MSKTFHLHLVSDATGETVHGLARACVSQFEDVDPVEHTWSMVRTRTQVERVIAGIEANPGVVLFTLVDETLRGLLQGACRRLQVPTIPILDPIIGAFASYLGRRSRGQPGRQHALDAEYFHRIDAMTYALVHDDGQGLWNLDAADVVLTGVSRTSKTPTAMYLANRGIKAANVPIVPGVPPPDELFTTTHPLVVGLTKDPESLVQIRRQRLRMIQDHEGGDYVDLEAVRQEIAFVRRMCAEHRWPVIDVTRRSIEETAATIMQLLARRQGMASAAGPQ
- the hemH gene encoding ferrochelatase; this encodes MARVAVVLFNLGGPDGPAAVKPFLVNLFSDPAIMRVPGVLRWLLARVIARRRALIAQANYDLIGGGSPLLPNTMAQADALTQALADLGTVRTFVAMRYWRPFAADAARAVADFKPDRVVLLPLYPQFSTTTTASSLADWKRAADRARITAPSTSICCYPLQHGLVAAEAELVAAAIAEACAAGPVRVLFSAHGLPEKIVAAGDPYQWQVEQTSAAVAARAGLADGEWVVCYQSRVGPLRWIGPSTEEEIARAGRDKVALVVVPIAFVSEHSETLVELDIEYRELAHKAGVPAYVRSPTVGSGDRFIDGLADLVRDAVARGPGWAPPGGQRLCPGAHGDCPIRAGAAS
- a CDS encoding Maf family protein, which translates into the protein MPEAPPLVLASASPTRGQLLAAAGVPFSTVVSAVDEDEIKHSMRAAGADSATTADALAEAKAMRVSRKVPGALVIGADQILDCAGVWFDKPPDLDHARAHLVALRGREHRLATAVCVVRDGQRLWHHREAPRLTMRAFSDAFLDAYIALEGRAMLVSVGGYRLEGPGVQLFSTIAGDHSAILGLPLLPLLEFLRGHGVVER
- a CDS encoding sulfite exporter TauE/SafE family protein, which gives rise to MQDPLFLVTLALCAALVGAFAGFLAGLLGVGGGIVIVPMLYMALGLLDVDESVRMHTAVATSLATLIPTAWNSMRSHRAKGAVDDQFLRSWGPWILTGACVGILLGGGAKPAVLTAVFGLVALVVAIHMAVVSGEARVADRLPEGAARIPMAVGIGGFSAIMGIGGGTLAVPLLTLFNYPIRRAIGTSSAVGLIVGIPGAIGFAIAGWGVPDRLPWSLGYVSLVGFIMLAPTQTLMAPVGARLAHAIPQAAMRRVFAAFLAIVSLRMLWSAFG
- a CDS encoding shikimate dehydrogenase; this encodes MMLSGKARIAGVMGWPVSHSRSPRLHGYWLDRYGIDGAYIPMAVRPERVVEAVRSLPLLGFAGCNLTVPHKELVFPVLDQVDPLARRIGAVNTVVVTGEGALHGYNTDAFGFIESLREAAPGWRGSRGPATIIGAGGAVRAIVAALQDAGVAEIRLANRTRARAEALAADLGGVTVVDWADRGAALAGAALLVNGTTQGMTGEPPLDLDLSHLPARAVVADIVYVPLVTPLLAAAAARGNAIVDGLGMLLHQARPGFEHWFGQAPEVTPELRQVVLGQAASPVR